The DNA segment AATATTGAAAAATCATTAAGCGGAATTTTGCGCAATAGCGCGCGCTCAATTTCTTGCGCGAGTGCAGCAACATCAAGCAAACCTAAATTCACGCCTTGGCCTGCCAAGGGATGTATGTTGTGCGCGGCATCACCCACTAAAACAATGTGGGGTTGAATATAAGTTTTCGCGTGGCGCTGCCGCAAAGGAATTGCGTGACGCTCCGCTGTATGTAAAATTTTTCCGAGCTTATGTTCAAAGGCAACACCCAAACGCTTGGAAAATTCAGCATCGTTTAATTGCATTAATTCTTCGGCCAATTCAGTTTCTGCCGACCAAACAATTGAACAAAAATGTTTATCGTTAATGCTTGGTAAAGGCAGAAATGCAAGCGGACCTGTGCGCATAAAACGCTGCCACGCCGTTGCCTGGTTCGGCAATTCAGTTTGCACCGTAGTAATAATTGCTTTGTGGCCATAATCCCACTCGCGCGTTTCAAATTCAGTTAATTCGCGCACTTTAGATTGCGCGCCATCGGCAGCTATAATTAATTTTGCAACAAGAACCGAACCATCACCTAACTGAACTTCAACGCCGCTGCCATTTTTTAAACCTGCCACGCGTGCCGGTTGAATTACCCTAATTTGTTGGTGCTGCGATATTTTTTTTCGCAATGCATTTAACACAACGGAATTCTCAACAATGTGGCCAAGATGATTTGCCCTTACATCTGCGCAATTGAAATGAATAGCAGCCGTGCCTTCGCCATCCCACACATGCATATCGCTGTAAGCACAAGCACGCGCTTGAACAACATCCTCCCACACACCCAGGTTATTTAATAAATTTTGCGATGCTTGCGTAAGTGCCACCACGCGCGGATCGAAATTTTCGCCTGCGAAATCCTGTGCTTCGTTAGATGCTTCAATCAATGCGATTTGCAAAGTGCTCGCGTTTTCTTGTTGGGCAATAGCACAAGCAAGACTCGCCCCCACCAGGCCAGCGCCAACAATAATCAGATCATACTGTGCGGTAAGGGTTGTCATAGGGTCAGGATTTTTTCGAGTTCACGTAATCGTCGTAATTGGCAATATAGTTGTCCAGATTGTGTTCCAACATAGATTTATATTGGTTTAAAAAGAATTCCACCAAACCGTCACGACGATTTTGTAATTCTTTGCTGGATTGCAAATCAGTCGCACTTATCCATGCATTGTAACGCGCAGCTGCAAACATGAGTGAACCACTCACTTTACCGCGTGCCGCCTCTGCTAATTGCTCATTGGCCAGGTTTATGTGTGCATCAGCACGGTTATAGAATTTCTCATCGGTATCTTCAGCCATTATTTTTTCCTATTCGAGCTTTATTTAATTCGAGATAAATATTTTTCGCCCGCGATTCCCATTGTCTGGTTCGCAAAACGAATTTTTGCAGCGGGCATTAAATCCAGCCCCACAAACCCTAAATGACGCAATGCGATTAAAGGTAAAGATGAACTGGAAAATAAACGAACAAGCTTGTCGCTAAATTCTATTGTAAGAGTTTGGTCTAATTCCTGGCGATGTAAATAATCTTGTAGTGTGCCCAACTCGCCCAAGTGTTTGTCTGTAGCATCGCCGTTAACCAAAGCATCTACCAAACATACGCAATCGCGCAGCGATAAATTAAAGCCCTGGCCAGCGACAGGGTGAAGAAAGTGCGCAGCGTTGCCAACCAATACAATATGTGAACGAATTTGCTCGCTGGCCGTAACCAGTTTTAATTCGTACTTATGACGCTTGCCGACACGCAAAAACTTTCCCAAACGATTGCCAAAACGCGTTTGCAAATGCTGCAAAAAATCTTCGTCATTTAATCGCGCGATGTCATTCGCCTGATCGCGTGGTAACGTCAGCACCAAAGCAGATTCTTTTGCGGTAAGTTTGTTGCCTAAGGGTAAGAGCGCCAAGGGGCCTTGAGCGGTAAAGCGCTCGTAAGCCACACCTTTGTGCGGTTCACTATAAGCAACATTCGCGATAAGTGCAGTTTGATTGTAATCTTTAATGTGGGAATCAATTCCCAAAGATTTGCGCAAGGGTGAATCACCACCATCGGCAACTACTGCAAGTTTACAATTTAGCTCAAAGCTTTCGCCCTGCGCTTGAACTTGCAAGAGCGCGCCTTGCTGTTGTGGTTTTAACTTTTCAACACGAATGGG comes from the Cellvibrio zantedeschiae genome and includes:
- a CDS encoding FAD-dependent monooxygenase encodes the protein MTTLTAQYDLIIVGAGLVGASLACAIAQQENASTLQIALIEASNEAQDFAGENFDPRVVALTQASQNLLNNLGVWEDVVQARACAYSDMHVWDGEGTAAIHFNCADVRANHLGHIVENSVVLNALRKKISQHQQIRVIQPARVAGLKNGSGVEVQLGDGSVLVAKLIIAADGAQSKVRELTEFETREWDYGHKAIITTVQTELPNQATAWQRFMRTGPLAFLPLPSINDKHFCSIVWSAETELAEELMQLNDAEFSKRLGVAFEHKLGKILHTAERHAIPLRQRHAKTYIQPHIVLVGDAAHNIHPLAGQGVNLGLLDVAALAQEIERALLRKIPLNDFSILRRYQRQRLASNLVMMSAMEAFKRLFGSNSLMLTWLRNTGMRQLDSITELKKIIVKAAMGIH
- a CDS encoding DUF3144 domain-containing protein, with the protein product MAEDTDEKFYNRADAHINLANEQLAEAARGKVSGSLMFAAARYNAWISATDLQSSKELQNRRDGLVEFFLNQYKSMLEHNLDNYIANYDDYVNSKKS
- the ubiH gene encoding 2-octaprenyl-6-methoxyphenyl hydroxylase, whose amino-acid sequence is MNELGNFDIAIIGGGMVGASLALLLAQQKPDWKIVLLEAQNFSDSDQSQFENSFDARSTAIAQGSVEILQDLGVWEKLSQEATAISQVHVSDAGHFMGGLIDASAYQLDAVGYVIPNAWIGRVLLDQLRTQKNIQFIAPIRVEKLKPQQQGALLQVQAQGESFELNCKLAVVADGGDSPLRKSLGIDSHIKDYNQTALIANVAYSEPHKGVAYERFTAQGPLALLPLGNKLTAKESALVLTLPRDQANDIARLNDEDFLQHLQTRFGNRLGKFLRVGKRHKYELKLVTASEQIRSHIVLVGNAAHFLHPVAGQGFNLSLRDCVCLVDALVNGDATDKHLGELGTLQDYLHRQELDQTLTIEFSDKLVRLFSSSSLPLIALRHLGFVGLDLMPAAKIRFANQTMGIAGEKYLSRIK